The nucleotide window TTTCCTAAGGgtgacaagaaaagaaaagaggattTAAACTAAAAAGAAGGGGGGTGGCATAATTGCTTAGGGTTATAACTATCACTATCGCCTTGCACatctagggtccgggttcgattcttgcctcgggtctgtgtgcatagagtttgcatgttctttctttgtttcatcTGGGTACAACTGTTTCCTCCTACatttcaaagacatgtagattaggataattgcaattcccaaattgcccatagtgtgtgaataagcgtgtatgtgtttgagtgtgtggcCTGCGATGCATTGGCCAGGGTGTACATCACCTCACACTATCTCCTtcaggccccccacaaccctgtacactGGGTCCAGACtatggtatagacgatgagggAGACCAAGACCAGAGGGTGCAGTAATGCAACATGTTGGATGCCTACTGCAGGTGTGGTGTTGTGTGCTAAATGTCCCCTTGCCACAGATTGCCCCatactttattaataatattattattacaacataCATTTATATCTTTATTATGATCAAATAGTATATTACTATACATATATAATGAGCTCTAGTCACGTGACAGTTATCAAGTCCATTAATGGAAAGTTAGCATATAATAATTCTTTTTGGGGACATTTATTGTGCATAGGTTTTTCATTTACAACAgaatgttttaacattttatatatctttatattGGTTCAGAGAGATGAGATCAAAATGAATGCGTCAAGAAATGCATTTAATATGGCAAAAATTGTATTAATGTTTACCAAGGCTGTCACATGAATAAGACTCATTAGTTGATCATAATAAAGatgttaaattatgttgtaatataatttttgtattgattgtgtgtgcgtgagagacaAGTAAATATTTGCTGTTAGGATATAGTGCAGGCTCAGGCTCTAAGTGTGTGTCTATGAGCTGGTAAAACCTCCCAGTGTGTGCTCTCCAAGTTCTGGCTACGTAGAGAACAGCTATTGGTTAATTACTGGATCAATCTAAGAGGGCATGGAGAAATTCATCCCGAAAAAGATAGTAATGAATGGTAAATATTTTGCAAATGTGTAGCCTGTTAGACCCTCTACGCAATAGAGTCACATGTTGATTTGAAAATATTAACGTACTGATGGGACAACTGacctgtttaacaaaaatactgtatttataactTTCGTCCATTTTAACTTTCGTTGTTAATTAAAGCAATTAAAAGCTTTGTTCTCGTAGTTTTCATTCTATCTTGTTATAAAACAACGGGTCGCGTTTTAAATATCTGTTTAATCCGTCTTCTGAAATTAAATGAGTTGTGATGAGTGTGCATAATTGGGACAAACTCGCGAACTACATTTAGATTACGAAAGCTCTTTACTTCCCGTTTTTGTCGCCAACCAAATACGTCATCAACCCGCATCCACAGTTGCCATTGGTTACTAGACGCTCGCGCTGACTCGCGGACAGCATGCTATTTTAGTATACGCAGTAAAAGATGTAAGCCCTAAGACGTGGGAAAACTGTTAAAGTGGGAAAAGTTACAATCGGCTGTTAATGTTGCACCAGGCGGTTTGTTCTGCAACTAACGGTGAGATCCCACTTGTATGCTTAGAGGAAAGTGGAATAATTATTAGGGGCTGCTATCTTTGCAAttctattttaataatatgcTGTGCTTGTGCAAAGAGAAGCATAAATGGCAAtgcattatacatttttttcgtTTGAAGCTATTTTTACATGACCAGCAGCTGTTGGTAATTGTtttctttagctttttttaagCTAAATGACAGCTACGTATATGAAAAATACAGAGAAACGCTCCATGTTGAAGACCACTatactaataaaaattttttgatCCTAGTTAGCTCTAGTCTTGGTTAATATCAGTAATGTTTTTCCACCAAGGACTTGGAGCAAATGTGCTAGAGTGTACAATAAAGCATTTGTATGAACATTTGTACGAACATTTGTTGAGTAAGACCTGTGTGACTTTCGTAAAGTATGACATAAAAGTGATGATGAAGCTGCCCAGTGTTCCTTCTGGTTAGGAAAGCCTACCCCAGCCAAACAAGCACACAACCACTggaatttctgttttttttatacgaGGGGCTTATCAAAAGTTCCTAGATTAGCTTTGTTTTTTCAGACTATACAGAAATACTGACAATGGCAGCACTATTGTGGATTGTTCTCAGATGGATTTGAATctcaaacataattttttagTTTAAACACTAACCTACCTGTGTTGATTAGAAATAGAAAGTGTTGAGGCTCACAGTGAAGTTAACAATAAAATTTTGACGTGCAGTGTCAAGAAATGTGAATGTAACTGAAATGAAAGTGAAATCCCAATGATACCTTGGCGTCtttaggagtttttttttagaaaagccagtttaaatgtttcacttttttttcagatgGTAACTCATTCCATGTAATagacaataaaacatatttatagcATTCTATTAAAACGTGCAAGTTTTGCTGGTGATTGTCTACTTCAGCCAGGCACCAGTAGCAGCTACGAGAGAAGCGAGAGCATGTCTGCTCCTGAGACAGACGAGGTGAATATGGAGAGAAGTGAAGATGAAGAGGAGGCAGTTGGCATCTTCATTCCCGAGCCCATGCTATGCTGTGAAGCCGAGGAAGGGAAAGTCCCTCACTCTTTAGAGATGCTGTACCAGGCTGCGCAGTGCAACAGCGCTCAAGACTGTCTGGTGTTAGCCGCACATGTCTTACTGCTGGAGACCGGCTTCCTGCCACAGGTCAGATATCAAGTCATGGAATGGACCTGACTAATCAGCAGTagtcataaatataaattttaatctaaaacatgattattgggatttttttttaacagatttgtGTAATACCTTTGTGCAGCATatacacattttacatttaactcAAAGTGTTTAGAATTGGATTACCAAAATGGTCCACACAAATGTATAAGAAAAGATGTTTGACTGTGTGCGATGTGTGCAGGGTTGTGACGTCAGAGCTGGAGAGATGCCCGGGGGCTGGCGTGCAGTGGGGGGCCTGTACAGGTTGCAGTACTCTCACCCATTCTGTGAGAACAGCCTGCCTCAGGTGGTTGCAGTGCCAATGGGCCAGACACTTGTCTTTAATGGTACACATGATAATGTTACCTATTTGTTCCCAAAGTGTGAATATTCGTTGCAGTTTTTTGCAGGTGTTGTCAACTTATTAATTTTTACCCCACAGCTACTTTGAAGACAGGCAGCTCAGTAGAGAGTTCACGGAAGCTGGTACTGAAACCAGATGCCTACGTGACTAAGGATTGGGCAGGTGCAGAATACGACACTATATATATTCAAATTAAATCTCTTCATGTCATTTTCATAACTGCAGTCTACTATGGAACATTTGTTGTATTAAACAAGCCGATCGCCACTGTAGAGCGCTGTAATGTATACTTAAGGTCTGAACATTATAATTACCCAAAATGCTAAGGTCCTTTCTATATTGCAGGATGCTAATTTACATTATCATGATTGTTGACATGTTTCCATGTTGCCTGAATATATATTTGCccttaattatttgttttttaactccATAGAGGGAAATGCAGGCCTGGCCTACAGAGACTTACAGAAACTGTCTCGTGTTTTTAAGGACCAGCTGGCTTACCCACTCATTGCAACAGCTAGAGAAGGTAATTTAATCTATCTGCCTTTTAACTCATTTTCTTAACtcgtacagtacatgaaatggtcctttgagtgtgtgtttgtctctctcccTTGCTCTGTAGAACTAGGTCTACCTGCACTGTTTGGTCTGGCTGTTTTGCCCCCTGAGCTGCTTCTAAGGATAATGCGGCTGCTGGATGTGTCCTCACTCCTAAATCTGTCTGAAGTATGCAGACACCTGCACTCCACTACCCACGATGTCTCACTCTGGAAATACCTCCTGCACCGTGACTTTGGAGGTATTAATATGGCACACAGGCAGTCCTGTAGACACAGTGGTCACAAGAACGTTTACCCTTATCATAGGCATACCTATGCCGTTATCAAGACGGGAATGTTCTGTAATGTGACTGATAGCTCTGGATGACTTTGGAGTTATGTTTTTGGATAAAATAACACATCAGGTGCTGTTAAGGTCCCCAAGTTGTTTAGTCAATCTATCAATACTTAGTAGAGATGAAGTGGAAAACATggattcagttatgaatcgcGTTTCTTTTGTGGGGATTCATGTGTCGCCACACTAATttcaaaatagattttaaaaacatttttaatgcataATGACCACATTCcggttaaataaaatttaaaggcttaaaactgtaaaaaaaaaacatggagaaaAATGGAATACTGAATTAGGGTTTTACAATAAAACACAGAATTACAATATTAATCAAAACAGCACCTAGATTTTGATATCGTATCACATGATCACTGGTGATTTCTATCCCAAATACCATACTAGTGCTATATTGTAGCTGTTTATTACTTAGACAGTCACACAGTGCAAAAGCATACTGGCGTAggtttttgttttccattttgaaCACCAAACTATGGTACAGATTTTGTCATAAAATACTCTATGGACATGTATATATGCGACTAATACTTGCAATTTTTGTTCTCTTCACAAATTCTGCCCTAAAAAAGGCACGTTTTGCAATTTCATTATTTCAAAaggtttattttacttattgtacttattattgtttattttacttattttacagtGAATACTCAGGCTAATACTGAGTACAGAGACACAGACTGGAAAGAGGTGAGGATAttaccaaaaataataaaaattaactaaaatacGGTTTGAACTTTGCTGATGCATctctattatttaaaattcacaggtttacaaaaaaagattcatGAACAAGAAGGCCCAGATCAGATACAGACCCAGGGGCTACCCTTTTCGAATTCCCCCAATTTATCCTCTTACTCCAATGCCCATCCCTCCTCCTCCAATTCCTCTCTACCCGCCTGGCATCATAGGAGGAGAGTACGATCAGAGGCCTGACATTCCTCAGAACATCCCACCACGCCCACGCTACGACCCCATTTCTCCATTTCCAGGTCATGAACCGCTCGGCAGGCATCCCTTTGGCAGACGTTTGCCGAGGCCAGGCAGCAGCCGAGCACCAGACCCGAGGAGAGGCTTCATTTAGATTCCTTCCAGATAGCAGATTCCTTTTACACAACCCGGAAGTGTCTAAACATCttacaaatattaatactggatagtataattaaaataattgctCCAGAGACTATTACATGTTTTATCATCTACTTATCCTGCATTTCAGTATAAAACCACatgtattaaaaaacatttggacTATTTATGTtaacaaataaatcattttatcattataaGCCAACACAAAGAACTCATCTGTTAATGCAACCCCAGTCTGTCAGACACAACTTCTCTTATTTAtgggatttaaaaacaaaataaaaaaaaaggtatgtcaATATTATTGGCTGAAATAAAGAAGACCAAAAATGCCttgtcagttattttttttcgtTTAGGATGCATAAAGCACACTGAAGAAACAAGGGGAATAAAGCAACAAGCagtgagaaaataaaatgatgacaaatgtatttaaacCTTGACTTGTTTGAGTATGATGTCTCCCCCAAATTTAACCGAACAGAAATATTAGGTGACCAACAGTTCACCTTCGCCTCTCATGCTACAAAGCTAATACACTCGACTCCAGATTTATTGGCATCCTtcataaaaagcaaataaagtgtatactgtataactcctaacagagccaatcagctctttGCTAGAATAAACTGGTGCCTGTTGAAACTTGATGGCatcagttttaaataataatgaattgtTCCATGGCATATTTCCTCATTGCCATAAATATAaggattattaaaatatatatctgCGAATACCATTCGCTTTCGCTAGTAGGTGAGGATATCTTGCAATTAGCTATCAGCAAATAATTATTACTAAAAATCCTTTTATGATTGCTTTATGACACATGACATTTTGTTGGTgagaagtttttatttatttttattttttttaagatccaCTGTTATCTTCAATCTGCCATCatacaatacagaaataaacacttttcaATCTTTGTCTTGAATGCATACTAATCCCAACCAAGTGCTTGTTTTAGAGCCATCTGTGTGCTTTATTACTGGACTCAATCATGTGCTTTCTCAGTGCTGTTTGTCCACAGAGGTCGGCGTTTCTCTAGAAAAGCCCGGATTCCCTCTTGCCCATCACGTAGCGCCAGATTGTCCACCATGACCGCTGCAGCAGTGGCATATGCAGCATCTCGACCCTGTGCCATCTGCCTCTGAAAGGCTGCTTTTCCAAGAGCCACCACTGGGCGGCTAGACTCACAGATTCGGCGTGCAATGGCCAGagtttcttcctccaaacactcCTCAGGTACCACCTTACTCACCAATCCATGTAGCAAAGCCTCCTGCGCTGTGATAGGGCGGCCTGTGAACAGCATCTCCATTGCAATCTGGGGAAATACAATAGGGTTCAGGATAAATGATGGGAGGACAAGCTTATAAATTCCCATGTGTGTACAGTTACCTTTCTAGGAACAGCTCTTCCAATGGCCACTCCTGGAGTAGAGCAGAACAGGCCGACGTTCACACCAGGAGTTGCAAAGCTTGATTTGTCCGTTGCTACGGCGATGTCACAACTAGCAACTAACTGACATCCTGCTGCTGTGGCGATGCCGTTCACCATCGCGATCACGGGAACTGGGAGGTCCTGAATCAGGCTCATGACCTTCAACAATAATAGCATGTAAAGatgagtaaaataaaataaacagcacaTATTGTACCTAACTATATATTCCCTGTTTTCATTTGTTACAAAAATGTGAACCACCACCATCTTGATTGCCCCTCCCTCCCcctaaaaaaaagctaatacAGGTTTGTGGTCTATATGGATGTTATGCATTTCATGCTGTGTTCAgtcttattgttttttaaaagaaattacacaAAGACAGGATCATTTACATGGCAGATAGAACAGTAGGACAAATAGTGGCATATTCATAGATATTGTACTGGGGTGATTATGTAGATTACAGTGACATCACCGGAAAGAAAAATAACGGATGGTGTAGTTTATAGTACATTTTTGGTAAGTATGGTCTAACCTCTGAGCAAACACTGAACACTCTGGTGTGATAATCTCTGCCCTGCGCTGAGGTCAGCTCCTTAAGGTCATGACCTGAGGAGAACACTAGACCCTGTGCTAATCAGGAAAAGACAGTAATTTATTAGAAAGTTATTAGATATtttcaattgaattttattaatataggcttttaaaaatagtcactgtcgcaaagcagcattacagaatataaagaaaattattttccaCAGCAAAGGCTGCATGCCTAATTGGACAAGATAAAACCTGCCTGATATGATGATAACTCTCAGGTCCTTGTCATCAATACCAGTCAGGATGTTCTCTTGCAGAGAGGTTAACATGGCGAGAGACAAGGCATTCCTCTTCTTGGGGTCATTCAAAATGATTCTCctaaaataacaatattataAATGTGATCAGTGATGCTGCAGTGTTTGAAGCCTTGGGTTAAAGTAATCATTTCTTTATGCTTGGATAGATACTTATCATCATAAATTTCTTTTATATAGAAACTAGACTATATTTTTATCTGATACCTtaaccttatttaaaaaaataataatctgtcaAAAGCAAGGTTTGACTGTTCTAGCCCACTGATTTATTAGAGTTGAcacttgtgattttttttcttttaaatgaaaaaacaaaacaaaacatgttgtTGTGTGAATGTTGAACCTTATCCCATCCTCTTGCTGACGAATGGTTAGTGGAGGAGTCGTCCGAGTGCAAAACATCCGCCAGGATAAACGACAGAAGCTGGAGAACCTGCTAAAGCCCACCTGAGCCATGTTTAACTCTGACTGGCTTCGACACTAAGGTGAAATTAGCAGGCTTAAAGTCACAAGTTCATAATAAAAGTTACGTTGGCGGTATTAATAATATTGCGTTCGTTGTAATTCTTCGTATGCAACCaggaaaaataacacaaaacacCACTCAATTTACAACTTTCGGTTCCTCACTTCGACCTCTTTAACTCCCAGTGCTTTCTCTGTTTACGGAGTGACGTCAAATCAACATGGCGGCTCACGGGAAAACTCCGACTTTCCGAGTCGAAATTACTAGTTGGAGAGCCGTTCAAACTGCGCGTTCGACTCGATTGTCAAAAAGTTTTAATCAAAAATtcgaataaaattaaaatatatgacTAAGACCGacttctttattgtttttaaagatcataaacaatgaaacaacaactaaaatattatgtaaaaaaatatattaataaataaatatataaaaaagattacATTAATACAGTTCTAATTTCTTCCTgacattaaatgaataaattgtcAACTTAAACTTATGAGCTCTGTAGAAGCTTATGGATGTGACTTTAACCAGAAATAGAGCTCCAAAGTCGActaaaatcaaattgaattgaactaaaGCAATCACTTTTAAGCAGGACCACATTTAGATATGGGCAGCTGTCAAGGGAAACCTATTGGCCggggaagaaaataaatatttagaatgatgataAAAATTGCATCTTTCGCACATTTGCACGTCACATTTTTTCATGTCACCTATGTGGGTCAATTAACCTTGTTGGTGCCCTGATTCTAGTTTGTGAGTGAGGCAGGATCATGACTGGGGGGGTCTCTCACTCTAGAAGTACAAGATAGCCAGTGAGGAGACTAACTGCACTTCACTTCAGGTCTTCACCCTGGAAGTCCCACTGCGAGGGGAGCAGGGAAAAAAACTCACATCTAACTTTGTACAGCAATGCAATTAAtacaatcaattaaaaaaatagaatgcCACAGAATAAACTACAGTTCATTTATGATACTGTGAATATAGTACTATAGGAAAATTGCATTCTTTTGTTCTGTGTAAAATCGTTAAGAATATTATATAACCAGTCCACACCCCCCCAAGAGGAAATAGTTTAgtcttacatttaggcatttggcagatgctcttatacagagcgacttacaattttatttcattatacatctgagcagttgagggttaagggccttgctcaagggcccaacagtggcaacttggtggttgtggggccttaaccactgagctacccctggcccaagtCTTGATTTGGGATGTTATAATGTCCTGATGTTtatcaaataaatgaaataaataaataaataaataaataaataaataaataataagaagagGTCAAAGCCATAGGGTCACAGTTTAGAAAATTGGCAAAGATAAGGGtaaggttatacagtatattcattcaAGTTATGAAGGATATGAAGGTTTAACACCAAGTGTAACtccaattgttaaaaaaattgtaaaaagaaacaaaaagactaACAAAGGCATGGGAacaagatactatgttgtggcaaTGACTTACTAAGGCATAGGTAGGAACACAATAGTTTAGTGTGTGGTCATGACTTCCTATTGTGTGGCCAAGAGTATCTCTTTAGATGTTGGAACCACATCTAAATAGCGTCATAGCATTTTCTCTCTTGTAAActgcaaatacattttaagtgaAATGTTAGTACAGATGTATGATTACCTTTTATATGAAACATAGCATAActccaaaacaaaaatcattctGTCACATGAATGATCTCATTACCACACGTCATGGCCACAACACAGTCATTAAGTCATGGCAACTTGTAGCCACAACATAGTGCAGTATATCGTTCCCACGCCTTAATAAGTCATAGCTGCAGAATATGTTTTCCCCTATTGTCACCAGAAGGGCTAGGGCTTTATAGGGTAATGTCCTGATGCTtgttgaatgaaaaaaaaggtaaaaacctTTATGTCCACAGTTCAGAATTGAAAGAGGAAGAACAGGGAGAAATTGGCAAAAGATAAAAGTATACAGCAGGGACCTCCTTATGAACTGTATCATTAACCCagcatgaaaaaacaaaatcatgtcaAACTATTTGGAAATCTTGCTGAAAACCAAAGTTCTTTACCACTACACTGGTGAAGGCGATGCTATAACCATGTCATGCCctagagcagtggttctcaaacattttctgtcattccccactt belongs to Clarias gariepinus isolate MV-2021 ecotype Netherlands chromosome 2, CGAR_prim_01v2, whole genome shotgun sequence and includes:
- the fbxo7 gene encoding F-box only protein 7, whose protein sequence is MKLRVRVNKRTSRVELEGPDPTLTQLSKRVKEDLLPSVGLNIDTAFTLSLNGKEPLVDTGQTLSSCGVVSGDMISVILPFFDSSSSTESSSSQQTHNVSAVRQNTSQSHTGSGAQEPGTSSSYERSESMSAPETDEVNMERSEDEEEAVGIFIPEPMLCCEAEEGKVPHSLEMLYQAAQCNSAQDCLVLAAHVLLLETGFLPQGCDVRAGEMPGGWRAVGGLYRLQYSHPFCENSLPQVVAVPMGQTLVFNATLKTGSSVESSRKLVLKPDAYVTKDWAEGNAGLAYRDLQKLSRVFKDQLAYPLIATAREELGLPALFGLAVLPPELLLRIMRLLDVSSLLNLSEVCRHLHSTTHDVSLWKYLLHRDFGVNTQANTEYRDTDWKEVYKKRFMNKKAQIRYRPRGYPFRIPPIYPLTPMPIPPPPIPLYPPGIIGGEYDQRPDIPQNIPPRPRYDPISPFPGHEPLGRHPFGRRLPRPGSSRAPDPRRGFI
- the echdc3 gene encoding enoyl-CoA hydratase domain-containing protein 3, mitochondrial; the encoded protein is MAQVGFSRFSSFCRLSWRMFCTRTTPPLTIRQQEDGIRRIILNDPKKRNALSLAMLTSLQENILTGIDDKDLRVIIISAQGLVFSSGHDLKELTSAQGRDYHTRVFSVCSEVMSLIQDLPVPVIAMVNGIATAAGCQLVASCDIAVATDKSSFATPGVNVGLFCSTPGVAIGRAVPRKIAMEMLFTGRPITAQEALLHGLVSKVVPEECLEEETLAIARRICESSRPVVALGKAAFQRQMAQGRDAAYATAAAVMVDNLALRDGQEGIRAFLEKRRPLWTNSTEKAHD